Below is a window of Deltaproteobacteria bacterium CG2_30_66_27 DNA.
AAGTGGTCGATGTCCATCATCAAGACCGAGAACGGGACTTTTTTCCTGGCGGCACGGTCCAGTTCCGTCTGCAGGATCGGATAGATCTGTCGCCGATTGTAGAGACGGGTCAGGCTGTCGGTGTTCGCAAGATTCTGCAGATTTTCCTCGTACGCCTTGATCTGCGACACATCCCGCAGGATGACGGTATAGAATTTCTTCCCATCGCTGGCGCTTTCGGAAACGGAGATGTGGAAGGGGATCTTCTTGCCGGATCTCGACATGGCGGATGTTTCCACGTACTTCCCCGGCTCCGAGCGCAAGGCGTACCTGGCGAGAACCTCCCACGTCCCTTCCTGCCCCGATCCAAGCACCTGCCGGACGTCCAACCCGACAATCTCTTGACCCGGATACTCGAACACCTCCTTGGCCGCCCGGTTCGCCATGAGAATGGTCCCGTTCTCGTCGATGCTGAAAATGGCGTCGCTGGCCGTCTCGAACAGGGTCCGGAATTTATTCTCGGACTCCGCCAGATGGTTCTGCAGCGCCAGCCGTCCGGAAATGTCGTGGAAGAATCCGATCGTCCCGATCTCCCGACCGCCTTGATGGAGCAGCTCGCAGGAAAGCCGGATGGGAATCACCTTCCCCGTGCTGGTCACGATCTTCGTCTCGAAATCCTGGAGCCTGCCGCGGCCGCCGAACTCCTCGGAGTAGATAAACTCCTTGACCTCCCTCGCCCCGCCGGGCGGGTAGAGCGCTCGGGCGGGTATTTTCCCGATCGCATCGGCTGCCTTGTACTCGAAAATCCTCTCCGCGCCCTCATTGAAAAGGAATATTTTCCCGTCGGGATCGTTCCCGATGATCCCGTCCGGGCTGTTCTTCAAGATGTTGTCGAGAAATTCCGACTTCTTTCGCATCTCGTCCTGCAGCCGCTCCTGATCGGTGATATCTTCGGAGATTTCCACGACGCGGCGAATCGTTCCATCGGGCTCCCGGATCGGGTAGGCGGTAAGTTTGCTGGTCCGGTCCACCCCCTCTTTCTTTTTGTGGATATGTACGCACCTGGAGACGCAGCCTGTTTCCACCGCCTGGCAGACCGGGCACTCCTCCCCGGATTCGTGACACGGATGATCGTTCCCGTGGGTCACCTCGTAACAATACTTTTCCCGGCTCTCTTCCAGGGAGAGGCCGAACGTCTCGAGGAAAGACCGGTTCGCCTGAAGAATCCTGTAATTTCCAGCATCCACGACCACGATGTTTTCCTGGGTGTTGTCGAAAACCAGCGATAAATACTCCGAATCTTCCGTCATTTCCCGCTTTCCCCCAAACATCATTTTATCCGGAGCGAGTCCTGCGGGTCTTTTCGGAAATATCCGCAAGGGACTTCACACCTTTCCGGACCCATCTTCCCTCCTTCCCGCATCCTCCTCCATCCCGGATAACCCCCTTTCGCCAACAGGCGTATCATGACCCCATGACGACGCACCGGTTTTTCGCCACGACGTTCAAGGGGCTGGAAGACATGCTGGCGGGGGAGATCGCGGCCCTCGGCGGAGAAGAAGTATCCGCGGGCACCGGATCCGTCGCCTTCTCCGGCGACATGACGCTCTGCTACCGCGCCAACCTGTGGCTACGGTCGGCGAACCGGGTCGTCCTGCTCCTGTCGGAGTTCGTCGCGCCGACCCCCGCGGCTCTCTACGAGGGGGCGAGCGGGGTCCCCTGGGCGGAACTGTTCTCGCCGGACCGGACGATCGCGGTCGACGCCACGGTGCGCGATTCCGGCATCACCCACTCCCATTTCGCGGCCCAGAAGACGAAGGACGCGATCGTCGACCGGTTCCGCGAGACGGTCGGGCGGCGGCCGGACGTCGACACGAAGTCGCCGGAGGTGCGGATCATCGTCCGGATCGTGCGCGACCAGTGCGCCGTCTCGATCGACACCTCGGGGGAGAGCCTGAACCGGCGCGGCTACCGGGCGAACCCGTCGGAGGCGTCGCTCAAGGAGACGCTGGCCGCGGGACTTCTTCAACTCGCCGGGTGGCAGGGGGACGAGCCGCTGATCGACCCGACGTGCGGCGCCGGGACGATCCCGATCGAGGCGGCGCTGATCGCGGGGAACGTCGCGCCGGGGTCCCTCGGGCGCGACTTCGGGTTCCAGCGGCTGCACGGGTTCGACCAGGGCCGGTGGGAGGCGCTGCTCTCGGAGGCGCGGGAGGCTGCCCGCCATCCGGTCCCGGTGCGGATCGAGGGAAGCGACATCGCCCCGGCGGCGGTGGCCGGAGCGATGAAGAACGCGGTTAACGCAAAAGTCCAGGAACGGGTGCTATTTAACGCAAGATCGATCCGCAACTTCGATCCGGGCCCGGGCCCGGGGACGATCCTTTGCAACCCCCCGTACGGCGTCCGCCTTCCCGGCGGCGAGGAGGTCGAGACGTTCTACCGGGAGATGGGGGAGACGCTCAAGAAACGGTGCCGGGGGTGGACGGCGTACCTGCTCTCCGGCAACCCCGCCGTCACCCGCTTTCTCGGCCTGAAGGCGTCGCGGAAGTTCCCCGTCATGAACGGCCCGATCGACTGCCGCCTGCTCAAGTACGAACTGTACTGAACCTCGGGAGGGACGCATGGACGTGATCGACGGCACCCCGGTGATCGACATCAAGAGCCACTCCCCGGAACTGGACGGCTGACCGGTTTTACGGACAGATGGAGACGGGCTACGCCCCGAACCGGGCGAGGACCCCGTCCAGGCGCTTTCGCCCGGAGGCCGTCTCCTCGAACGGGTCTTCCTTCAACCGGTGCGGCAACGCCAGGCGGAAGGCGTCGGAGAGGCACTCCGGGTCGGGCGACGGGATCCCCTTGATCGCCGC
It encodes the following:
- a CDS encoding RNA methyltransferase, which produces MTPFRQQAYHDPMTTHRFFATTFKGLEDMLAGEIAALGGEEVSAGTGSVAFSGDMTLCYRANLWLRSANRVVLLLSEFVAPTPAALYEGASGVPWAELFSPDRTIAVDATVRDSGITHSHFAAQKTKDAIVDRFRETVGRRPDVDTKSPEVRIIVRIVRDQCAVSIDTSGESLNRRGYRANPSEASLKETLAAGLLQLAGWQGDEPLIDPTCGAGTIPIEAALIAGNVAPGSLGRDFGFQRLHGFDQGRWEALLSEAREAARHPVPVRIEGSDIAPAAVAGAMKNAVNAKVQERVLFNARSIRNFDPGPGPGTILCNPPYGVRLPGGEEVETFYREMGETLKKRCRGWTAYLLSGNPAVTRFLGLKASRKFPVMNGPIDCRLLKYELY